A region from the Aphis gossypii isolate Hap1 chromosome 1, ASM2018417v2, whole genome shotgun sequence genome encodes:
- the LOC114131375 gene encoding lateral signaling target protein 2 homolog: MESIRKWFYKPKKGDRSLLAQFFYADDELNAVAAELDSFDGKKDPQRCTALVNHLRQCQDKVLTICIKIMDELIPGERASRDFRVKFPDDVIQDNLAGQLWFGAECLSAGSSIMNREAESGAMRPLARALTKSLERVRGLLRDASLCGDQTPPCLRNLITSLCTFDHLLAEFELRYVSAMVPVKTAHEYELQQLVVVLFSETLQRALVKGLLTQEMVDDYDPALMFTIPRLAIVSGLLFYPYMSPLSLDQNASDMSDMFRPFRSLLMKIRELLLTLSDNELLTLERMLCSSDEVKFDEKLSIKNQQLSCQETSDEDSECLSSSTAELVMDNSINTTPTTATPVTTIEHCGTKGFPPTPPSSPQDMINNNSNRCNPSTKRGSFGSTIISTNNAVDIQSDNESKNPVGNRQQLQQYDCGGLESSSGSMPDADLTESLATATEALTEILVKSTNMEREMGRNNGGGAAVVVVVVQDDNGNENVPSPQLNSAKQLHATPNVSSSSTQTECPPSSSYRVCCCNNWNRWKSTTIDNKRDRSSSIRCQSPSGVRGGGGNGRCCHHHHRRKKTNTTVAASNRCGGNESCSSSSSGGETKARDKVTVVAAVSTKYTKSWRELRKATSSDGKRSAEVVICRLQTTGCCNTPRCGGVKPMIKKHEMCSSCSSCTTSSADESDESLTDSTSTDSSCNYTLRRQKARAKFRSDEDLLHRLFVCISGVADQLQTNFAGDLRNILKAVFLMSNSNCGNDSQQNSEIIPVMNNPAAVIDIENGEEALVWRGETMINDVLSTSTETPPPWVPDNEAPVCMSCKAIFTVVRRRHHCRNCGKVFCSRCSSNSVPLPRFGHLKPVRVCNRCFIYQVTPFTLEHSIGPVPIVLQS; encoded by the exons ATGGAGTCTATCCGGAAATGGTTTTACAAACCAAAA aaggGAGACCGTTCGCTATTGGCGCAATTCTTTTACGCTGATGACGAATTGAATGCCGTTGCCGCAGAATTGGATAGTTTCGACGGAAAAAAAGACCCTCAGCGGTGTACTGCTCTTGTGAACCATTTGCGACAATGTCAGGACAAA GTCTTGacgatttgtattaaaattatggacGAGCTAATACCCGGCGAACGGGCTAGCCGTGATTTCCGTGTAAAATTTCCAGACGACGTAATTCAAGATAATCTGGCGGGACAGCTGTGGTTTGGTGCtgag tGTCTGTCTGCGGGATCGAGCATAATGAATCGTGAAGCTGAAAGCGGAGCTATGAGACCTTTGGCTCGGGCGCTGACTAAGTCTCTGGAAAGAGTTCGAGGCCTCTTGAGGGATGCGAGCCTTTGTGGTGACCAAACTCCTCCATGTCTGCGTAACCTAATAACATCGTTGTGCACGTTTGATCATCTGTTGGCTGAGTTTGAGTTGCGTTACGTGTCTGCGATGGTGCCCGTCAAGACCGCCCACGAATATGAACTCCAGCAGCTCGTAGTTGTCTTGTTCTCTGAGACCCTACAAAG AGCACTCGTTAAAGGTCTTTTAACCCAAGAGATGGTTGATGACTACGATCCTGCCCTTATGTTCACCATTCCACGTTTGGCCATCGTATCTGGTCTGTTATTTTATCCCTACATGTCGCCGCTGTCTCTCGATCAAAACGCCAGTGATATGTCCGATATGTTCCGTCCATTTAGA tcgttattaatgaaaatcagAGAACTCCTTCTTACCCTGTCTGATAATGAGCTATTAACGTTGGAGAGGATGTTGTGTTCCTCTGATGAGGTCAAGTTCGACGAGAAGTTGTCGATCAAAAACCAACAGTTatc TTGTCAGGAAACTAGTGACGAAGACTCCGAGTGCCTTTCGTCCAGTACTGCAGAACTGGTCATGGACAACAGCATTAACACTACTCCCACCACCGCCACTCCAGTGACGACTATTGAACACTGTGGTACGAAAGGATTTCCACCAACGCCACCGTCATCTCCGCAAGACATGATCAACAACAACAGTAATCGCTGCAACCCATCGACTAAACGTGGATCTTTTGGATCAACGATCATATCGACGAATAATGCCGTTGATATACAGTCGGATAACGAATCAAAAAATCCGGTGGGTAACCGGCAGCAACTGCAACAATACGATTGCGGTGGTTTAGAGTCGTCATCAGGTTCAATGCCAGACGCAGACCTCACCGAGTCGCTGGCCACAGCTACAGAAGCTCTGACGGAAATCTTGGTGAAGTCTACGAACATGGAACGTGAGATGGGTAGAAACAATGGTGGCGGTGCGGCTGTGGTTGTGGTGGTGGTCCAAGACGACAATGGTAATGAAAATGTGCCGTCACCACAGCTTAATTCTGCTAAACAGCTCCATGCCACTCCAAATGTGTCAAGTAGTTCAACACAAACAGAATGTCCACCATCGAGTTCTTATCGAGTGTGTTGCTGTAACAACTGGAACCGATGGAAGTCGACTACAATAGACAATAAGAGAGATCGGTCGTCCTCTATTAGGTGTCAGTCGCCATCTGGTGTCAGAGGTGGTGGTGGTAATGGTCGTTGTTGTCATCACCACCACAGGAGAAAAAAGACAAACACCACTGTTGCTGCTTCCAACCGTTGTGGAGGTAATGAGAGTTGCAGCAGCAGTAGTAGTGGTGGTGAGACAAAAGCCCGCGATAAAGTCACTGTTGTTGCTGCTGTCTCGACCAAGTATACAAAAAGTTGGCGGGAATTGCGCAAGGCAACTAGCTCTGATGGAAAACGATCGGCGGAAGTGGTGATTTGCCGATTGCAAACAACGGGCTGTTGCAATACACCTAGATGTGGTGGTGTAAAACCAAT GATCAAGAAACATGAGATGTGTTCAAGCTGTTCTAGTTGTACGACTTCATCAGCAGATGAGAGTGATGAGAGCTTAACTGACAGCACATCAACAGACAGTTCCTGTAATTATACGTTACGTCGACAGAAAGCTCGTGCTAAGTTCAG ATCTGATGAAGACTTGTTGCATCGGTTGTTTGTATGTATATCAGGAGTGGCCGACCAATTGCAGACAAACTTTGCTGGAGATTTACGTAATATACTTAAAGCAGTGTTTCTTATGTCTAATTCTAATTGTGGCAACGATAGTCAACAGAATTCTG aaaTAATTCCGGTTATGAACAACCCAGCTGCAGTAATAGATATTGAAAATGGCGAAGAGGCGCTTGTATGGAGAGGTGAAACCATGATTAATGATGTTTTATCCACGTCTACAGAAACACCACCACCTTGGGTACCTGATAACGAGGCTCCAGTGTGCATGTCTTGCAAAGCTATATTTACTGTGGTCCGAAGACGTCACCACTGTCGAAATTGTGGCAAA GTATTCTGTTCTCGGTGCAGTTCCAATTCTGTTCCTTTGCCTAGATTTGGGCACTTGAAGCCAGTGCGTGTGTGCAATCGTTGTTTTATCTATCAGGTTACGCCATTCACACTGGAGCATTCAATTGGGCCAGTTCCAATTGTCTTGcaatcttaa